From a single Methanofollis sp. W23 genomic region:
- a CDS encoding argininosuccinate synthase, giving the protein MGKGKVVLAFSGGLDTSICVPLLKEHYGFDEVITVAVDVGQPQHEVEEATKKGEKIADRHYTINAREQFVREHVFRAVKANGSYEGYPMGTALARPLIAEEIVAVARKEGAVAIAHGCTGKGNDQLRFDFIFRAHGYEVVAPIREMNLTREWEIEYAEEHGIPVPVKKEKPWSIDENFWSRSIEGGKLEDPAYHPPEDIYEWTASLADAPAEPETLSIGFEQGVPVSLNGKKMAGEDLIRELNTIAGRHGVGRNDMMEDRILGLKARENYEHPAATVLLAVHHDLERLVLTREELAFKQVVDGKWSELAYMGLVHEPLYAALNAFVDTTQERVNGTVDCMLFKGAVHVRGRSSPQALYSDDLVSFDTKTIDQCDAVGVSKYFGMQARLLQQVRKN; this is encoded by the coding sequence ATGGGAAAAGGAAAAGTTGTTCTTGCCTTCTCGGGCGGGCTCGACACCTCGATCTGCGTCCCCCTCCTCAAGGAGCACTACGGCTTCGATGAGGTGATCACCGTCGCAGTCGACGTCGGCCAGCCGCAGCACGAGGTCGAGGAAGCCACGAAGAAAGGCGAAAAGATTGCGGACCGCCACTATACCATCAACGCCAGAGAGCAGTTCGTCAGGGAGCACGTCTTCAGAGCGGTCAAGGCCAACGGGTCGTACGAGGGCTACCCAATGGGCACCGCGCTTGCCAGACCGCTCATCGCCGAGGAGATCGTGGCCGTCGCCAGGAAGGAGGGCGCCGTGGCCATCGCCCACGGGTGCACCGGCAAGGGCAACGACCAGCTCCGCTTCGACTTCATCTTCAGGGCGCACGGCTACGAGGTCGTCGCCCCGATCAGGGAGATGAACCTTACCAGGGAATGGGAGATCGAGTACGCCGAGGAACACGGCATCCCGGTCCCGGTCAAGAAGGAAAAACCCTGGTCCATCGACGAGAACTTCTGGTCACGGAGCATCGAGGGCGGGAAACTCGAAGACCCGGCCTACCATCCGCCAGAAGATATCTATGAATGGACCGCCTCCCTTGCCGACGCCCCGGCCGAACCCGAGACTCTCTCGATCGGGTTCGAGCAGGGCGTGCCGGTCTCCCTCAACGGGAAGAAGATGGCAGGCGAAGACCTGATCAGGGAACTCAACACCATCGCCGGCCGCCACGGTGTCGGGAGAAACGACATGATGGAAGACCGGATCCTCGGGCTGAAGGCCAGGGAGAACTACGAGCACCCGGCCGCCACCGTCCTCCTCGCCGTCCACCACGACCTCGAGCGCCTGGTGCTCACCCGCGAGGAACTCGCCTTCAAGCAGGTCGTCGACGGCAAGTGGTCTGAACTCGCCTATATGGGCCTGGTCCACGAACCGCTGTACGCCGCGCTCAACGCCTTTGTCGACACCACCCAGGAGCGGGTCAACGGCACGGTCGACTGCATGCTCTTCAAGGGAGCGGTGCATGTCCGGGGGCGGTCCTCGCCGCAGGCCCTGTATTCCGACGACCTTGTCTCCTTCGACACCAAGACCATCGACCAGTGCGACGCCGTCGGGGTCTCGAAGTACTTCGGGATGCAGGCACGCCTCCTCCAGCAGGTCAGGAAGAATTAA